A single Ignavibacteriales bacterium DNA region contains:
- a CDS encoding YHS domain-containing protein, whose translation MKKVLLFLFLFVVSASFTLDAGIQDKKEKQEKKENKVFNTVCPVSGEEIEGDYTHTYKGVTYAVCCKRCLKKFEKEPEKYIKNLSEDGKKFKKGDK comes from the coding sequence ATGAAGAAAGTTCTGTTGTTTCTGTTCCTTTTTGTTGTTTCCGCCTCATTTACCCTGGATGCCGGTATTCAGGATAAAAAGGAGAAGCAGGAAAAAAAGGAGAATAAAGTATTTAACACTGTATGTCCTGTATCAGGCGAAGAAATTGAAGGTGATTATACCCATACCTATAAGGGTGTTACCTATGCAGTTTGCTGCAAACGCTGCCTGAAAAAGTTTGAAAAAGAGCCGGAAAAGTATATCAAAAACCTCAGTGAAGACGGAAAAAAATTCAAAAAAGGAGATAAATAA